From Candidatus Peregrinibacteria bacterium, a single genomic window includes:
- the ftsZ gene encoding cell division protein FtsZ: protein MSPSAVIKVVGIGGGGGNAINRMVKTHIDGVEFITLNTDAQALYYNEAPRKINIGKGSTKGLGAGSDPMVGEKSAEESSEEIRTALEGADMVFITCGLGGGTGTGGAPVVAEIARELGALTVAVVTKPFSFEGAKRRNQAMEGLESLKGKVDSIILIPNDRLLALIDKKMPLTESFSVVDDVLHQGVQGISDLITVHGLINVDFADVKSIMKNSGPALMGIGYATGENRAEQAAKAAINSPLLEVSIEGAKGILLNITGGADLSMFEVDEAARVITAAADPDATIIFGAVVDDSHTGEIKVTVIATGFDEEKQKAKHENAGTAWSGSVQRLGGSTSGIVGKVGPKSEDDLEVPAFLRKTLKR from the coding sequence ATGTCTCCATCTGCGGTTATTAAGGTGGTAGGAATTGGCGGAGGCGGAGGGAATGCGATTAATAGGATGGTAAAGACACACATTGATGGTGTGGAATTCATTACGCTCAACACAGATGCGCAGGCACTTTATTACAACGAAGCTCCGCGAAAAATTAACATTGGAAAAGGATCCACCAAAGGTCTTGGCGCTGGGTCAGATCCAATGGTGGGAGAAAAGTCAGCGGAAGAATCGAGTGAGGAGATTCGAACAGCTCTTGAAGGAGCAGATATGGTGTTTATTACCTGCGGACTCGGAGGAGGAACGGGAACAGGCGGAGCTCCGGTGGTCGCAGAAATTGCGAGAGAACTCGGAGCGCTTACTGTTGCAGTAGTTACAAAACCGTTTTCTTTCGAAGGAGCGAAAAGGAGAAATCAGGCAATGGAAGGACTGGAAAGCCTGAAGGGAAAAGTAGATAGCATTATTCTTATTCCAAATGACCGACTCCTTGCTCTTATTGATAAAAAAATGCCCCTCACTGAATCGTTCAGTGTTGTGGATGATGTTCTTCATCAAGGTGTTCAGGGAATATCTGATCTCATCACGGTTCATGGACTTATCAACGTTGACTTTGCCGATGTAAAATCGATAATGAAAAATTCGGGGCCAGCACTTATGGGAATCGGCTATGCGACTGGAGAAAATCGAGCTGAGCAGGCGGCAAAAGCTGCAATAAATTCACCACTCCTAGAAGTTTCGATCGAGGGCGCAAAAGGAATTCTTCTCAATATCACGGGAGGAGCCGATCTTTCTATGTTTGAAGTTGATGAAGCAGCGCGCGTAATAACTGCTGCTGCTGATCCGGATGCAACGATTATTTTTGGAGCAGTGGTGGACGATTCTCATACCGGAGAAATAAAGGTAACCGTAATTGCAACCGGATTTGATGAAGAGAAACAGAAAGCGAAGCATGAAAATGCAGGAACAGCATGGAGTGGATCTGTTCAGAGACTTGGAGGAAGCACTTCTGGAATTGTTGGGAAAGTCGGACCAAAGTCGGAAGATGATCTCGAAGTTCCTGCTTTTTTGAGGAAGACGCTGAAGAGATAA
- the ftsA gene encoding cell division protein FtsA → MARENVIVALDIGNSKIRIVIGVVTPEKKEPHIIGLGLSPSQGLRKGAVIDVEELINNIAAALEDAERMSGIPIHHVYVGIGGAHIQAVTSKGVIAIGGKEIGEEEINRVLEAAQALSLPPNRRILRIIPKSFSVDEQKGIKTPAGMSGIRLEVEAHIITGQSQVVQNIEKCVHQAGVDIDDIVPTSLAAAEAVLSRRQKELGVVAIDIGCDSTSIVVYEEGSVLHSSVIPIGGSAVTNDVAIGMRTSIDTAEKIKIEYGSTEPGDVSDRETIDLSLISKIDNQKVSKKHLSEIIQARYHEIFVMIKDELRTINRDGMLPAGAILTGAAMKMPGVLNLAREVLGLPVQIGFPQEVSGVVDKIDDPSFVTAVGLLLWGTRYESSGGYSVGINFSRMFDGVKKFFRKLLP, encoded by the coding sequence ATGGCTCGAGAAAATGTAATTGTCGCTCTTGATATCGGCAATTCAAAAATTCGGATTGTTATCGGAGTCGTCACCCCAGAAAAAAAAGAGCCACATATCATTGGACTCGGACTTTCCCCATCTCAGGGACTCAGAAAAGGCGCGGTAATCGACGTGGAAGAACTCATCAATAATATCGCAGCCGCTTTGGAAGATGCTGAACGCATGAGCGGAATTCCTATTCATCATGTCTATGTTGGGATTGGAGGAGCTCATATCCAAGCGGTAACATCAAAAGGTGTTATTGCCATTGGGGGAAAAGAGATTGGGGAAGAAGAAATCAATCGAGTTCTCGAAGCAGCGCAAGCGCTCTCTCTCCCTCCAAACCGAAGAATTTTGAGAATTATTCCCAAATCGTTCTCCGTTGATGAACAAAAAGGAATAAAAACTCCAGCGGGAATGAGCGGAATTCGTCTCGAGGTTGAGGCACATATCATTACGGGACAATCACAGGTTGTGCAAAATATTGAAAAATGTGTCCATCAGGCAGGAGTAGATATCGACGATATTGTTCCGACTTCACTCGCCGCAGCAGAAGCAGTTCTCTCTCGCAGACAGAAAGAGCTCGGCGTAGTTGCCATCGATATTGGTTGCGACTCCACTTCTATAGTGGTGTATGAAGAAGGAAGTGTTCTTCACTCTTCAGTTATTCCTATTGGTGGATCAGCGGTTACGAACGATGTTGCCATTGGAATGCGAACTTCTATTGATACTGCCGAGAAAATTAAAATCGAATATGGAAGCACTGAACCTGGTGATGTGAGTGATCGTGAAACTATTGATCTCAGTTTGATTTCCAAAATCGACAATCAGAAGGTTTCTAAAAAACATCTCTCTGAAATTATTCAGGCAAGATACCACGAAATTTTCGTAATGATTAAAGATGAACTGAGAACGATTAACAGGGATGGAATGCTCCCTGCAGGAGCGATATTAACTGGAGCTGCTATGAAAATGCCGGGAGTCCTCAATCTCGCTAGAGAGGTTCTTGGACTTCCTGTTCAGATCGGATTCCCTCAAGAAGTTTCTGGTGTGGTCGATAAAATTGATGATCCTTCATTTGTGACAGCAGTTGGACTTCTTCTCTGGGGAACGAGGTACGAATCGAGCGGGGGATATTCCGTGGGCATCAATTTTTCTCGAATGTTTGATGGAGTAAAAAAATTCTTTCGAAAACTCCTTCCATAA
- the ybeY gene encoding rRNA maturation RNase YbeY produces MVHLEIHSGSVSRGKSSVNFECFEELLLRTQYLFPERFPEKDTSLSLIFVNNKKIQELNKKYRKKNVATDVLSFLLYDATSPEQIRPLGDLYISLQKAKIQAEHKKYSLQGELNTLFTHGLLHLLGFDHKNTQDFFKMNAAEKQVLKSGKTLLGCA; encoded by the coding sequence ATGGTCCATCTCGAAATTCACTCAGGCAGCGTCTCTCGGGGAAAATCTTCGGTAAATTTTGAATGTTTTGAGGAGCTTCTTCTTCGAACTCAATATCTCTTCCCAGAAAGATTTCCTGAGAAAGACACCTCTCTTTCTCTTATTTTTGTGAATAATAAAAAAATCCAAGAACTGAACAAAAAATATCGAAAAAAGAATGTTGCGACTGATGTTCTCTCTTTTCTTCTCTATGATGCCACTTCTCCAGAGCAAATTCGCCCTCTCGGAGATCTCTATATATCGCTTCAAAAAGCCAAAATCCAAGCTGAACACAAAAAATACTCTCTCCAAGGGGAGCTGAATACTTTATTTACTCATGGACTTCTTCACCTTTTGGGGTTTGATCATAAAAATACACAAGATTTCTTCAAAATGAATGCTGCTGAAAAACAAGTTTTAAAATCGGGAAAAACGTTATTAGGATGCGCATAA
- a CDS encoding transketolase translates to MLPAPQLSTDLSEEYISFLEIFSKSCRRSIISMLKNSQSGHPGGSLSSIDYLSLLYTAIIAQTGEKVVVSNGHISPAVYAVLAEMGWIPQKEVIQRFRKVGSPYEGHISRHVPGVWYGTGPLGIGVSVAAGFAFSEKLQGKKEKVYALMGDGEVQEGQVHEMIYFASKYKLDNLILFVDFNRVQLSGSLEEIMPIDIPSLFSAGGWQVLEVDGHNFEDMWKAILEAHKVSEKPVVIVGYTVMGKGVELMEHEGTALRSTWHGKAPKPEEADKILESLRISEQEETLLKNFRSGVPIKSPQPLFIDDLAPVQFNVGSPIAYSEKTLTDCRSAYGAALLDLAKLNESILALTADLRGSVKTDMLAEVFPERHIEVGIAEQNMISIAGGLSLVGFVPFASTFGAFMSSRAKDQARVNDINRTNVKMVATHCGLSVGEDGPTHQAIDDMGSFLGMFHTHVIEPADPNHCDRIIRYIASHYGNFYVRMGRQKVPVLTKENGEVFYDAKYEYIYGKCDLLRLGMNITIAASGPMVAEVLHARDQLQQGGVSVELIVMSSPKEFDDTIAESVKKTKNLLVIEDHNCLSGFGGQVARYLFQKNVHPKKFATMGVSEYQLSGTSEKLYESAKISAEFIVGKCMDMLG, encoded by the coding sequence ATGCTTCCCGCTCCGCAATTAAGCACCGATCTTTCTGAAGAATATATTTCTTTCTTAGAAATTTTTAGTAAATCCTGTCGGCGAAGTATTATTAGCATGCTCAAAAATTCACAAAGTGGTCATCCCGGAGGATCTCTTTCCTCAATCGATTATCTCTCACTTCTCTATACTGCCATCATTGCGCAAACAGGAGAAAAAGTGGTTGTTTCCAATGGACATATTTCTCCTGCGGTATACGCCGTACTTGCCGAAATGGGATGGATTCCTCAGAAAGAAGTTATTCAGCGATTCCGAAAAGTGGGAAGTCCGTACGAAGGACATATTTCGAGACACGTTCCGGGAGTTTGGTATGGAACCGGTCCGTTAGGAATTGGAGTTTCTGTCGCTGCCGGATTTGCATTCTCAGAAAAACTTCAGGGGAAAAAAGAGAAAGTCTACGCACTTATGGGAGATGGAGAAGTACAGGAAGGCCAGGTTCACGAAATGATATATTTTGCGAGCAAATATAAACTCGATAATTTGATTCTCTTCGTCGATTTCAACAGAGTTCAACTTTCAGGAAGCCTTGAGGAAATCATGCCCATCGATATTCCTTCTCTCTTTTCCGCCGGAGGATGGCAGGTTCTTGAGGTCGATGGTCACAATTTTGAGGACATGTGGAAAGCAATTTTAGAGGCACATAAAGTTTCAGAAAAACCAGTGGTGATTGTGGGATATACTGTTATGGGAAAAGGCGTTGAGCTTATGGAACACGAAGGAACAGCTTTGAGGTCCACATGGCACGGAAAGGCTCCCAAACCGGAAGAGGCAGATAAAATTCTTGAATCCCTCCGTATTTCAGAACAAGAAGAAACGCTTCTAAAGAATTTCAGAAGTGGAGTGCCAATAAAATCACCACAGCCACTTTTTATTGATGACCTTGCTCCTGTCCAATTTAATGTCGGTTCCCCAATAGCGTACTCCGAAAAAACTCTTACGGACTGTCGCTCCGCATACGGTGCAGCACTTCTTGACCTCGCAAAGCTGAACGAGAGTATTCTCGCGCTCACCGCTGATCTCAGAGGGTCTGTAAAAACAGATATGCTCGCGGAAGTATTTCCCGAAAGACATATTGAAGTTGGCATCGCGGAACAAAATATGATTTCCATCGCGGGTGGGCTTTCTCTTGTGGGATTTGTTCCCTTTGCCTCAACATTCGGAGCATTTATGTCGAGCAGGGCAAAGGATCAGGCGCGTGTAAATGATATTAATCGTACAAATGTAAAAATGGTAGCCACTCATTGCGGACTTTCGGTGGGAGAAGATGGACCGACTCATCAAGCCATTGACGACATGGGATCTTTTCTCGGAATGTTCCATACTCACGTAATTGAGCCAGCAGATCCGAATCATTGTGATCGAATTATCAGGTATATTGCTTCGCATTATGGAAATTTTTATGTCCGAATGGGACGTCAGAAAGTTCCTGTTCTTACGAAAGAAAATGGAGAAGTTTTCTATGATGCGAAATACGAATACATCTATGGAAAGTGCGATCTTTTGAGGCTGGGGATGAATATCACCATTGCTGCAAGTGGTCCCATGGTAGCTGAAGTACTTCATGCGCGTGACCAACTCCAACAGGGAGGAGTTTCTGTGGAACTTATCGTGATGAGTTCTCCAAAGGAATTCGATGATACCATCGCAGAATCGGTGAAAAAGACAAAGAATCTCCTCGTAATTGAAGATCATAATTGCCTTTCCGGATTTGGAGGTCAGGTCGCGAGATATCTTTTTCAGAAAAATGTTCATCCCAAAAAGTTTGCAACCATGGGAGTATCTGAATACCAGCTTTCTGGAACATCTGAAAAACTCTACGAATCCGCAAAGATTTCTGCAGAATTTATTGTGGGGAAATGTATGGATATGCTTGGGTAA